From Candidatus Cloacimonadota bacterium, a single genomic window includes:
- a CDS encoding ABC transporter ATP-binding protein has translation MRGGRGGGFAEDDLKNRVFDKHLYRRMLRYLLPYMKWVVISFLILMVVAGAELVQPLIQQHAIDDYIVSDKNIAIFNSEAEADAFLAKYELLKLKKLSHSGKYFLVIPSREMNKINRQDVDDLNRRNILAEAKVYLIKDKASNVAILNKYLPEISAPQGGKGGLQGWFRLGNGQIALEREQLNKIPGKERFQVRSEAAHSLIWLALAFFGISLMRFVAGYSQMVITTTFSQKAMNDMRHDVFAHLQRMPVQYFDKNPVGRLVTRVTNDIRAIDEMLSSGVITLFQDVLMIIAIVVLMLFLDWELALISFAILPGVIWVIREFRKRTRVLYREVRKQLAALNATLAEHISGQKIIQLFNQYFHKRDEFSRINREYFNTSLKQMKLFAFFRPIIHVSSQIAVALIIWYGGGQILRNAITIGLLMAFTQYITKLFQPINDFSEKFNVLQGALAGAERIFDLMDQEPEDYRDDLTCDVKLKGEIEFRNVWLAYNPGEWVLKDVSFKIKPGEKIALVGHTGSGKTSIVNLVLGMYPFQKGEILLDGKPLSSYALADLRRNVGIVQQDVFIFSGNIRDNIALNNTALSCEQIIQVAKYVNADKFISKLPEGYDEPVMERGATLSTGQRQLIAFARVLAYDPSIFILDEATSNIDTETELLIQDALAKLIVNRSSIIIAHRLSTIQHADRIIVLHKGEIVEEGSHFDLLDQKGLYYDLYRLQYT, from the coding sequence ATGCGCGGCGGACGCGGCGGCGGTTTCGCGGAAGACGACCTCAAGAACAGGGTTTTCGACAAACACCTTTACAGGAGGATGTTGCGCTACCTGTTGCCATACATGAAATGGGTGGTTATCTCGTTCCTCATCCTGATGGTGGTGGCCGGGGCAGAACTGGTGCAGCCCCTTATCCAGCAACACGCCATCGACGATTATATCGTTTCCGACAAAAACATAGCCATTTTCAACAGCGAAGCTGAGGCGGACGCCTTTCTGGCCAAATACGAACTACTGAAACTGAAGAAACTCTCACACAGCGGCAAATACTTTCTGGTGATACCAAGCAGGGAAATGAACAAAATCAACCGCCAGGATGTGGATGACCTCAACCGGCGCAACATCCTTGCCGAGGCAAAGGTGTATCTGATCAAGGACAAAGCCTCCAACGTGGCCATCCTGAATAAATATCTGCCGGAAATCAGCGCTCCGCAAGGCGGCAAAGGAGGATTGCAAGGCTGGTTCAGGCTGGGAAACGGCCAAATCGCCCTGGAGCGCGAGCAGCTTAACAAAATTCCGGGAAAGGAACGCTTCCAAGTCCGCAGTGAAGCGGCTCACAGCCTCATCTGGCTGGCGCTGGCCTTCTTTGGAATCAGCCTAATGCGCTTTGTGGCGGGGTATTCCCAGATGGTTATCACCACCACCTTTTCGCAGAAAGCGATGAACGACATGCGCCATGACGTTTTTGCCCACCTGCAGCGCATGCCGGTGCAGTATTTCGACAAAAACCCCGTCGGACGCCTGGTCACCCGCGTCACCAACGACATCCGCGCCATCGACGAGATGCTCTCTTCAGGGGTGATCACGCTGTTCCAGGACGTGCTGATGATCATTGCCATCGTTGTGCTGATGCTGTTTCTGGACTGGGAACTGGCGCTGATCAGCTTCGCCATCCTGCCCGGGGTGATCTGGGTAATCCGTGAATTCCGCAAACGCACCCGGGTGCTTTACCGCGAGGTGCGCAAGCAATTGGCAGCGTTGAACGCCACCCTGGCAGAACATATCAGCGGGCAGAAAATCATTCAGCTCTTCAACCAGTATTTCCACAAGCGGGATGAGTTTTCACGCATCAACCGGGAATACTTCAACACTTCGCTGAAGCAGATGAAGCTCTTCGCCTTCTTCCGGCCTATCATCCACGTGAGCAGCCAGATCGCGGTGGCCCTGATCATCTGGTACGGCGGCGGGCAAATCCTGCGAAACGCCATCACCATCGGCCTGCTGATGGCCTTCACGCAGTACATCACCAAGCTATTTCAGCCCATCAACGATTTCTCGGAAAAATTCAACGTGCTGCAGGGTGCTTTGGCAGGCGCAGAGCGCATCTTTGACCTCATGGACCAGGAACCGGAGGATTACCGCGACGACTTGACCTGCGACGTGAAGCTGAAAGGCGAAATCGAGTTCCGAAACGTCTGGCTGGCCTACAATCCGGGCGAATGGGTGCTGAAAGACGTGAGCTTCAAGATCAAGCCCGGCGAAAAGATAGCGCTGGTGGGCCACACCGGCAGCGGCAAGACATCCATCGTAAACCTTGTCCTGGGCATGTACCCCTTCCAGAAAGGAGAAATCCTGCTGGATGGGAAGCCGCTCTCCTCCTACGCTTTGGCAGACCTGCGCAGAAACGTGGGCATCGTTCAGCAGGACGTGTTCATCTTCAGCGGAAACATCAGGGACAATATAGCCCTTAACAACACCGCGCTCAGCTGCGAGCAAATCATCCAGGTGGCCAAGTATGTGAACGCGGATAAATTCATCAGCAAGCTGCCCGAGGGTTATGACGAACCGGTTATGGAACGTGGCGCCACCCTCTCCACCGGGCAGCGGCAGTTAATAGCTTTCGCACGCGTGCTGGCTTACGATCCCTCCATCTTTATCCTGGATGAGGCGACCTCCAATATCGACACTGAAACCGAACTGCTGATCCAAGACGCCTTGGCCAAACTGATCGTTAACCGCTCTTCGATCATCATCGCCCACCGCCTTTCCACCATCCAGCACGCCGACCGGATCATCGTTCTGCACAAAGGCGAAATCGTGGAGGAAGGCTCACATTTTGATCTTTTGGACCAAAAAGGCCTCTACTATGACCTCTACCGGCTGCAGTACACGTAA
- a CDS encoding T9SS type A sorting domain-containing protein: MVDDISFGGYTNNGTDDGQMTMSSLVPVGGDIWSIGTDPTAPSPTHMMQCQNAQGSYNPNMMNYLVSPPIQLPNDGDIRVDFMIKGYFDDLDAFPQCDYFGWEISPNNGLSWYAMSNPYNDPTGTNYVYSDAPDVWASMVNSYSLNGLISDYAGQTIMLRWFFKSDEDTPIGTGIMIDDVTVYNDIFIAPPANLAATVAGNNVTLTWDEPGSGGGGGEEGWLHYDGENSGNSIGTNSAADFAVAAKWDPIGEHGIFDYVGMNITKIKFFPGEVNCVYTLRIWTGAAGDIAYEQTVPSPTIGAWNEVELTTPWTIPSQTQIMAGYRCNTQAGFPAGCDDGPHVPGYGNMMYWQNNWTTLNAVSSTLTYNWNIRIYVADPVTGKEYVLGHGPYEQEVHAYTDAILQEKGSTQPVRTLDGYKIFRDDIEIDQVGATVLTYTDSGVEGGIHTYYLKAVYGANTSEASNTVTTFVLPQSHAELMHDDGTAEEGFNVGSTKQMAVKHSYGQAVTVKYAKVYVHTVGTPGIIVRVFDNDGPNNMPGTQLAQYQYPAASVVEGWNWIALPADINVADGEFYLAIMETAGASAIGLDTSSNGYSYKKIATDWEPVTTGEIMLRAIVEYGSAADDDVIPAYTLDAKNYPNPFNPETTIAFSVPKTGPASLKVYNTKGQLVRTLVNDVREAGNHSVVWNGMDEQGNSVSSGLYFYRLSSDGNTVTRKMLLAK, from the coding sequence ATGGTTGATGACATCTCCTTCGGCGGCTATACCAATAACGGCACCGACGACGGCCAAATGACCATGAGCAGTCTTGTGCCCGTGGGCGGCGATATCTGGTCCATTGGCACAGACCCCACCGCTCCGTCACCTACCCACATGATGCAATGTCAAAACGCCCAGGGCAGCTACAATCCCAACATGATGAACTATTTGGTGAGCCCGCCCATCCAGCTTCCCAACGATGGCGACATCCGCGTGGATTTCATGATCAAAGGTTACTTCGATGATCTGGACGCATTCCCGCAATGTGACTATTTCGGCTGGGAAATCTCCCCCAACAACGGCCTTAGCTGGTATGCCATGAGTAATCCCTACAACGATCCCACCGGCACCAACTATGTCTATTCCGACGCTCCGGATGTCTGGGCATCCATGGTCAACAGTTATTCATTGAACGGTCTCATCTCCGATTACGCCGGACAGACCATCATGCTGCGCTGGTTCTTCAAATCCGATGAAGATACTCCCATTGGCACCGGCATCATGATCGACGACGTGACCGTTTACAACGACATCTTCATCGCGCCTCCGGCCAATCTGGCCGCCACGGTTGCCGGCAACAATGTCACTCTCACTTGGGATGAACCCGGTTCCGGCGGTGGCGGCGGCGAAGAAGGCTGGCTGCACTATGACGGTGAAAATTCCGGCAACTCCATCGGCACAAACTCCGCTGCCGATTTCGCGGTCGCGGCCAAGTGGGATCCCATCGGAGAACATGGCATTTTTGACTATGTGGGCATGAACATCACCAAGATCAAATTCTTCCCTGGCGAAGTCAACTGCGTTTACACCCTTCGCATTTGGACTGGTGCTGCTGGCGATATCGCCTATGAACAGACAGTGCCATCACCCACCATCGGCGCTTGGAACGAAGTGGAACTCACCACTCCGTGGACCATTCCCTCCCAAACCCAGATCATGGCCGGTTACCGCTGCAACACCCAGGCTGGCTTTCCTGCTGGTTGCGATGACGGCCCCCATGTTCCCGGCTACGGCAATATGATGTACTGGCAGAATAACTGGACCACTCTGAATGCGGTAAGCTCAACCCTCACATACAACTGGAATATTCGTATCTATGTCGCTGACCCCGTCACTGGCAAAGAATACGTGCTGGGCCATGGCCCCTACGAACAGGAAGTACATGCCTATACTGATGCCATCCTGCAAGAGAAGGGATCCACCCAGCCTGTCCGCACCCTCGACGGCTACAAAATCTTCCGCGACGACATTGAAATCGACCAAGTGGGCGCAACAGTTCTCACTTACACCGATTCTGGCGTTGAAGGCGGCATTCACACCTACTATCTGAAAGCCGTTTACGGCGCCAACACCTCCGAAGCTTCGAACACGGTCACAACCTTCGTGCTTCCTCAATCACACGCTGAACTGATGCACGACGACGGAACCGCGGAAGAGGGCTTCAACGTTGGCTCCACCAAGCAGATGGCTGTGAAACACTCTTATGGCCAGGCTGTTACAGTGAAGTATGCCAAAGTCTATGTCCATACCGTTGGAACCCCCGGCATCATCGTCCGCGTCTTCGATAACGACGGCCCCAACAACATGCCCGGCACCCAACTGGCCCAGTATCAGTATCCTGCCGCATCAGTGGTGGAAGGCTGGAACTGGATCGCCCTGCCGGCAGACATCAACGTTGCCGACGGCGAATTCTACCTTGCCATCATGGAAACCGCTGGCGCTTCCGCGATCGGTCTGGATACCTCCAGCAACGGCTACAGCTACAAGAAAATCGCCACCGATTGGGAGCCCGTCACCACCGGCGAGATCATGCTCCGCGCGATAGTGGAATACGGCAGCGCCGCCGATGACGACGTGATCCCGGCTTACACCCTGGACGCGAAGAACTATCCCAACCCCTTCAATCCTGAAACCACCATCGCCTTCAGCGTTCCCAAAACCGGCCCTGCCAGCCTCAAGGTTTATAACACCAAAGGCCAGCTTGTCCGCACCCTGGTGAACGATGTCCGCGAAGCCGGCAACCACAGCGTTGTCTGGAACGGAATGGACGAACAGGGCAACAGCGTTTCCAGTGGACTGTATTTCTATCGCCTCAGCAGCGACGGCAATACCGTCACCCGCAAGATGCTGCTCGCCAAATAA
- a CDS encoding TonB-dependent receptor: MRKHMLPLLLMLVAGRLFSATVSGFVTREDSGEPLQYVSVRVAGTKIGAQTNKQGYYVLTVNQTGSFKLEFSLVSHLRESRNFSIRSQSDEIVLNTQMKKSAVKLNKIVVTADAESGLEGPVIRTSSIHRGREDIQAIVSVVEADVFRAVLTLPGVMPISDFFSGLYVRGGSPDQNLILLDDTDVYNPSHLGGLFSTFNTDAVENVELIKGGYPAKFGGRLSSVLDVTNRQGNRVKSQGVARVSLISSSATLEGPWSVGSADGSYMASFRRTYLELIKTIYDKLPDYYFYDGHAKFNLDADNSNKLSFSGYIGRDDLSYYLGSVLDVDWGNSNISARWLHLFSPRLYSNFTLAGSQFSSGMSQTAAEGDETIFRTDNSIKDLTAKGILNWKPNNSHEVESGFEVKWNDTALKMETSYQIDPDGLPDSAISSLTSSLFLQDTWVINPLWTLQPGLRLNWYRTGRIIPDQIPAANYLNLEPRLSFRWTLDAGESVYTNFGVYNQYLTLLAMDVNTPFDVWLPLDGSLRPARSLHYILGYQRRLGKHLALETEAYYKDYDNLAQLDFNAFFNWNNSTGNLGSAMRVGIGHAYGAELLLRNDWNGLEGFIGYTFSRTRRKIEGLNLDPQTGEASYFFPRFDRSHSVSMVESYNLSANTGWQPLGADFKLGLNFSYNSGQPLEVPERIYFDGDSFQIIYSYKDGHRLPYYMRLDLSAKVQWNTRWGSVEPYLDVINVFGRKNVSFRTYQLVPQEDLTLRLETQDGSQFPFLPFIGVNVTW, encoded by the coding sequence ATGCGTAAACACATGCTGCCGCTACTGCTGATGCTTGTGGCCGGGAGGCTTTTCAGCGCCACCGTGAGCGGATTTGTGACCCGCGAGGACAGCGGCGAGCCCCTGCAGTATGTGAGCGTGAGGGTGGCTGGCACCAAAATCGGCGCGCAGACGAACAAACAGGGATATTACGTGCTCACGGTCAACCAGACCGGCAGCTTCAAGCTGGAGTTTTCCCTGGTCTCCCACCTGCGGGAAAGCAGAAACTTCAGCATCCGCTCCCAGAGTGACGAAATCGTCCTGAACACCCAGATGAAAAAGTCCGCGGTGAAACTCAACAAAATAGTGGTGACAGCCGACGCCGAGTCCGGCCTAGAAGGCCCCGTGATCCGAACCAGTTCCATTCACCGGGGCCGGGAGGACATCCAGGCAATTGTTTCCGTCGTGGAGGCAGACGTGTTTCGCGCGGTGCTCACTCTCCCTGGCGTGATGCCCATTTCTGACTTCTTTTCAGGACTTTACGTGCGGGGCGGTTCGCCCGACCAGAATCTTATCCTGCTGGACGACACCGATGTTTACAACCCCAGCCATCTGGGTGGGTTGTTCAGCACTTTCAATACCGATGCAGTGGAAAACGTAGAACTCATCAAGGGCGGCTACCCTGCCAAGTTCGGCGGCAGGCTGTCTTCCGTGCTGGATGTCACCAACCGCCAGGGCAACCGGGTCAAATCCCAAGGCGTGGCTCGGGTAAGCCTCATTTCATCTTCCGCCACGCTGGAAGGGCCTTGGAGTGTCGGTTCCGCAGACGGGTCCTACATGGCTTCGTTCCGCCGCACCTATCTGGAATTGATAAAAACCATCTACGACAAACTTCCAGACTACTATTTCTACGACGGCCATGCCAAGTTCAACTTGGACGCGGACAACAGCAACAAGCTCAGTTTCAGCGGCTACATCGGACGCGACGACCTTTCTTACTATTTGGGAAGCGTTCTGGACGTTGACTGGGGCAACAGCAATATCTCCGCGCGCTGGCTGCATCTCTTTTCCCCGCGCCTCTATTCCAATTTCACGCTCGCCGGAAGTCAGTTCAGCAGCGGAATGAGCCAGACCGCCGCAGAAGGGGACGAAACCATCTTCCGCACCGACAATTCCATCAAAGACCTCACCGCCAAGGGGATACTGAACTGGAAGCCGAACAACAGCCACGAGGTGGAAAGCGGTTTCGAAGTGAAATGGAACGACACCGCCCTGAAGATGGAAACCTCCTATCAAATCGATCCGGACGGGCTTCCGGACAGCGCCATCTCTTCGCTCACATCCTCCCTTTTCCTGCAGGATACATGGGTGATAAACCCTCTCTGGACCTTGCAGCCGGGCCTGCGGCTGAATTGGTATCGCACGGGAAGGATCATACCGGACCAGATTCCCGCCGCGAATTATCTGAACCTGGAACCTCGCCTTTCCTTCAGATGGACCCTCGACGCCGGAGAAAGCGTCTATACCAATTTTGGCGTTTACAACCAGTATCTAACCCTGCTGGCGATGGACGTGAACACCCCCTTCGACGTCTGGCTGCCGCTGGACGGCTCGCTGCGCCCGGCCCGCTCGCTGCATTACATCCTCGGCTACCAGAGGCGCCTGGGCAAGCATCTGGCCCTGGAAACCGAAGCCTATTACAAGGATTACGACAACCTAGCCCAACTGGATTTTAACGCCTTTTTCAACTGGAACAACAGCACCGGCAACCTCGGCAGCGCCATGCGCGTCGGCATCGGCCACGCCTATGGGGCGGAATTGCTGCTCCGCAACGACTGGAACGGCCTCGAAGGCTTTATCGGCTACACCTTCAGCCGCACCCGACGCAAGATAGAAGGCCTCAACCTTGATCCCCAAACCGGCGAGGCCAGTTATTTCTTTCCCCGATTTGACCGCAGCCACAGCGTCTCCATGGTGGAAAGCTACAACCTCAGCGCCAACACCGGCTGGCAGCCCCTCGGCGCGGATTTCAAGCTTGGCCTGAACTTCAGCTACAATTCCGGCCAGCCCTTAGAGGTGCCGGAGCGTATCTATTTCGACGGCGACAGTTTCCAAATCATCTACAGCTACAAAGATGGCCACCGCCTGCCCTATTACATGCGGCTGGACCTGAGCGCAAAAGTGCAGTGGAACACCCGTTGGGGCAGCGTCGAACCCTATCTGGACGTCATCAATGTCTTCGGCCGCAAAAACGTAAGCTTCCGCACTTACCAACTCGTGCCGCAGGAAGACCTGACCCTGCGGCTGGAAACTCAGGACGGCTCCCAGTTCCCCTTCCTGCCTTTCATTGGAGTGAACGTCACATGGTAG
- a CDS encoding DUF4249 family protein — MVGKHLFRLMPLLLLALLLASCENTSGPRFEGDVFTVAGLLKAGQPVNFEYPIYVTRSSAIEDFNPLEIFVYDATVTIRDLDADLEFQLTPALHEFKFKYIDLAENIIEPGHRYRIEVLVPGANSLIWAETTVPIALVAAPDPYGTNPPGTGYSVDPNTENTMPFSLIDSHYPVFASTGANAGKFNLMAEFYCLEPFSTDLEFTSELMPTAHPDSSLADSYNAGQPPRRLSIMYRFVSAPLPGLQDNYLVLENYSSAFIFYGRYRLRLLIVDDNYFNYNFMEEGYLHGGIHNALGYFGSASGVDMFARIVK; from the coding sequence ATGGTAGGCAAGCATCTTTTCCGCCTTATGCCCCTGCTGCTTCTGGCGCTGCTGCTTGCCTCCTGCGAAAACACCAGCGGGCCCCGCTTTGAGGGCGACGTTTTCACCGTGGCGGGCCTGCTGAAGGCCGGTCAACCTGTGAACTTTGAGTATCCCATATATGTGACCCGCAGTTCCGCCATCGAGGATTTCAACCCCTTGGAAATCTTCGTTTACGACGCCACCGTCACCATCCGGGACCTGGATGCCGACCTGGAGTTCCAGCTCACCCCCGCCCTGCACGAATTCAAATTCAAATACATTGACCTTGCTGAAAACATCATCGAGCCCGGCCACCGCTACCGGATCGAGGTGCTCGTTCCCGGCGCTAATTCGCTGATTTGGGCCGAAACGACCGTTCCCATCGCCCTTGTGGCGGCGCCCGATCCCTACGGAACCAATCCCCCCGGAACCGGCTATTCGGTGGACCCCAATACCGAAAACACAATGCCTTTCAGCCTCATCGACAGCCATTACCCTGTCTTCGCCTCCACCGGGGCCAACGCCGGCAAATTCAACCTGATGGCGGAATTCTACTGCCTGGAACCCTTCAGCACAGATCTCGAATTCACGTCGGAATTGATGCCGACGGCGCATCCCGACTCCAGCCTGGCAGACAGCTACAACGCCGGCCAGCCGCCCCGCCGCCTCAGCATCATGTACCGCTTTGTCTCAGCGCCTTTGCCCGGTTTGCAGGATAACTACCTCGTGCTGGAAAACTACTCCTCTGCCTTCATCTTTTACGGTCGCTACCGCCTGCGCCTGCTGATAGTTGACGACAACTACTTCAACTACAATTTCATGGAGGAAGGCTACCTCCACGGCGGAATCCACAACGCCCTGGGCTATTTCGGCTCCGCCAGCGGAGTCGATATGTTTGCCCGCATCGTGAAATAG
- a CDS encoding T9SS type A sorting domain-containing protein codes for MKAIWKNWPTILLLGTLAFAAKPLGAVDVMNVYFTGSSQLSHGFQACQTVGDSLRLYDCEIMNDRVLIKLATVGPDGLCGPQQTIHQIIAESDWGDLSDTPLAFSCKAGKLLSAFRAANRVIVCCTDDSGTSQHVFNTSGLNVEDSSFGPVLYIVDETLAYLCSTRGAYPQINHEVYILNLSNNSQHLLYQGPGWLSHQVQSFADEYFLLWTLDGPDLLVQNNNIIQTFPQGWFPASEGGGAGFTQTRKLCGDYFQTLAIDLIEGGPTSAYLVWLEGSELHRQWVDSSIWPWQTPHFREVITLSDTSFSAISYQYNEWSFCHKSLVNGVFSDLAGFPDLTGYPNAAFLRKMDADYTLAINRPTDTQYGFHLVDHPLGLVRDYSFDGMDVWARYCFNSERSVYLLGRAAYDAPWQVYAFHLELGLSTPDEEDPPALAGITAFPNPFRSSCQIEIKTGVPQEANLDVFNLRGQKVARIFSGKLDRGESHHIWDGRDDDLRPVSSGIYLLRLTTPEGSSSRRIMQAK; via the coding sequence ATGAAAGCTATTTGGAAAAACTGGCCCACCATCCTTCTTCTGGGGACGCTGGCTTTCGCGGCCAAGCCCTTGGGAGCGGTTGATGTGATGAATGTTTATTTCACCGGCAGTTCTCAGCTAAGCCACGGATTCCAGGCCTGCCAGACCGTGGGGGACAGCCTGCGCCTGTATGACTGTGAAATCATGAATGACCGCGTCCTCATCAAGCTGGCCACGGTCGGCCCTGACGGACTCTGCGGGCCCCAGCAGACAATCCACCAAATCATAGCCGAATCCGATTGGGGCGATTTATCTGATACTCCCCTGGCCTTTTCCTGTAAGGCCGGCAAGCTGCTTTCCGCCTTCCGCGCGGCCAACCGGGTCATTGTCTGCTGCACTGATGACAGCGGCACCAGCCAGCATGTTTTCAATACCTCCGGGCTGAATGTCGAGGATTCCAGCTTCGGCCCCGTCCTCTACATCGTGGATGAAACGCTGGCCTACCTCTGCTCCACCAGGGGAGCCTATCCCCAGATCAACCATGAGGTGTACATCCTGAACCTGAGCAACAACAGCCAGCATCTCCTGTACCAAGGCCCGGGCTGGCTTTCCCATCAGGTCCAATCCTTTGCAGATGAATACTTTCTCCTCTGGACTTTAGACGGACCGGACCTCCTGGTGCAAAACAACAACATCATCCAAACCTTCCCTCAGGGCTGGTTCCCAGCCAGCGAAGGCGGAGGAGCGGGCTTCACGCAGACCAGGAAACTCTGCGGCGACTACTTTCAGACCCTGGCCATCGACCTCATTGAAGGCGGACCCACCTCAGCCTACCTGGTCTGGCTGGAAGGGAGCGAACTGCATAGACAATGGGTCGACAGCTCCATCTGGCCCTGGCAGACTCCGCATTTCAGGGAAGTAATAACCCTCAGCGACACCAGCTTTTCAGCAATATCTTACCAGTATAACGAGTGGTCATTCTGCCACAAATCCCTTGTTAATGGCGTATTCAGCGACCTGGCTGGCTTCCCTGACCTGACTGGATACCCGAACGCGGCTTTTCTGAGAAAGATGGACGCAGACTACACTCTGGCCATCAACCGACCGACCGACACGCAGTACGGCTTCCATCTGGTTGACCATCCCCTGGGCCTGGTGAGGGATTACAGTTTTGACGGAATGGATGTTTGGGCAAGATATTGCTTTAATTCAGAACGCAGCGTCTATCTGCTGGGCAGGGCCGCGTATGACGCTCCCTGGCAGGTTTACGCCTTCCATCTGGAACTTGGCCTCTCAACCCCGGATGAAGAAGACCCGCCAGCTTTGGCGGGAATCACCGCCTTCCCCAACCCCTTCAGGTCATCCTGCCAAATCGAAATCAAAACCGGGGTCCCGCAGGAGGCGAACCTGGATGTTTTCAACCTCAGGGGTCAGAAAGTGGCGCGGATTTTCTCTGGCAAACTGGACAGGGGCGAAAGCCATCATATTTGGGACGGCCGCGATGACGACCTGCGACCAGTTTCCAGCGGGATATACCTGCTCCGGCTGACAACTCCGGAAGGCTCTTCCAGCCGTAGGATAATGCAGGCCAAATGA
- a CDS encoding T9SS type A sorting domain-containing protein, whose product MKAYFGHSLLLLALLLPALLAGQDYPQTYYLSGIDRHASGGGFGGPDWWSVDCYTYTQAPGNTLLITQIGHLHRGWMYDFPPSEYYEVEDFDGELTLYPEYYVITSPLTLQSNIDFTRTRKMDYQGYCHEDDWYDYYSNHYHAWHSYNADMKLTRTVIKKARQNQTVEWLDCVCTLDSLGRRVEELTLSSADSLNWVNHRRRQYIYSGEQLPPGYQFEKHNHQLPDYILNLVTIRVPYLNDGWIISQVTEQTANAQGVWYNPETWSLNIEVDTETGEVTAEYCCTFSAEGLLTRIVIIDGDGIPSYDFHFAHTSDTAADDGVPQVTETLRAWPNPAREKATLSLPGKLSGPVTLSTYNTRGQLIKEESRAVDAINRDLGWQALDREGRPLDSGIYLIRARGTDFCQTARVMVLR is encoded by the coding sequence ATGAAGGCATATTTTGGACACAGCCTGTTGCTGCTGGCGCTGCTGCTGCCGGCATTGCTGGCAGGGCAGGATTATCCCCAGACCTACTACCTGAGTGGCATTGACCGCCATGCTTCGGGCGGAGGATTCGGCGGTCCGGACTGGTGGTCGGTGGATTGTTACACCTACACACAAGCCCCGGGCAACACTCTGCTGATTACCCAAATCGGCCACCTCCACCGGGGCTGGATGTACGACTTTCCCCCCAGCGAATATTATGAAGTTGAGGATTTTGACGGCGAACTGACCCTGTACCCGGAGTATTACGTCATCACCAGCCCCCTGACCCTGCAATCGAACATCGACTTCACCCGGACCCGCAAGATGGATTATCAGGGCTATTGCCACGAGGATGACTGGTACGATTACTACTCCAACCACTACCACGCCTGGCACAGCTACAACGCCGATATGAAGCTGACCCGTACCGTGATAAAAAAAGCGCGCCAGAACCAAACCGTTGAGTGGTTGGACTGCGTTTGCACCCTCGACAGCCTGGGGCGCCGGGTGGAGGAACTCACCCTCAGCTCCGCCGATTCACTCAACTGGGTGAATCACCGCCGCCGGCAGTATATCTATTCCGGTGAGCAGCTTCCCCCCGGTTACCAATTCGAAAAACACAACCACCAACTGCCCGACTACATCCTCAATTTAGTGACCATTCGCGTTCCCTATCTCAATGACGGCTGGATCATCTCCCAAGTGACAGAGCAAACAGCCAATGCCCAGGGCGTGTGGTACAATCCGGAGACTTGGAGCTTAAACATCGAGGTGGATACCGAAACAGGAGAAGTCACCGCCGAATATTGTTGCACCTTCAGCGCGGAGGGGTTGCTGACAAGAATTGTAATTATAGATGGGGACGGCATTCCCAGCTATGATTTCCATTTCGCCCACACTTCGGACACCGCAGCGGATGACGGCGTGCCTCAGGTGACCGAAACCCTGCGGGCCTGGCCCAACCCGGCGAGGGAAAAGGCGACTCTGAGCCTGCCCGGCAAGCTATCCGGCCCGGTAACCCTGAGCACCTACAACACCCGGGGACAACTAATCAAAGAGGAAAGCCGCGCTGTGGACGCTATAAACCGCGACCTTGGCTGGCAGGCGCTGGACAGGGAAGGCCGGCCTTTGGACAGCGGAATATACCTGATTCGCGCCCGGGGCACGGATTTCTGCCAGACGGCCAGGGTGATGGTCCTGCGGTAG